From Phycisphaeraceae bacterium, a single genomic window includes:
- a CDS encoding enoyl-ACP reductase, whose protein sequence is MGLLAGKTGLIVGIANDRSYAWHIAKAMTEHGARCAFTHLPGEKNERRTGRAVEQLGVSDPWLAPLDASSDADLDEVFAKYQKDHRRLDFLVHSIAFADRDWLLPGKFASTPREAYLGAIDVSAFTLAAMAHRSRELMAAGGGGSIMSMSYYGAEKVVPGYNVMGVAKAALECTSRYLASELGAQNIRVNVISGGYLRTLASSAVGGTDTMAARNLERSPLRRNVEGEDVGGTAVWLASDLSRGVTGETIYVDCGVNIIGA, encoded by the coding sequence ATGGGGCTGCTTGCTGGGAAGACGGGTCTGATCGTCGGGATCGCGAATGATCGTTCGTATGCGTGGCACATTGCCAAGGCGATGACTGAACACGGCGCGCGATGCGCGTTCACGCATCTGCCGGGCGAGAAGAACGAGCGACGGACGGGGCGGGCGGTTGAGCAGCTTGGGGTGAGCGACCCTTGGCTGGCGCCGCTGGATGCATCGAGCGATGCCGACCTTGACGAGGTGTTTGCGAAGTATCAGAAGGATCATCGGCGGCTGGATTTTCTGGTGCACTCGATCGCGTTCGCGGATCGGGACTGGCTTTTGCCGGGCAAGTTTGCGAGCACCCCTCGCGAGGCGTATCTGGGTGCGATTGATGTGAGTGCATTCACGCTGGCGGCGATGGCGCATCGTTCGCGCGAACTGATGGCTGCGGGCGGGGGCGGGTCGATCATGTCGATGAGTTACTACGGCGCGGAGAAGGTCGTGCCGGGGTACAACGTGATGGGGGTTGCCAAGGCTGCGCTTGAATGTACCAGCCGGTATCTTGCGTCGGAACTTGGCGCACAGAATATCCGTGTGAATGTGATCTCGGGAGGCTATCTGAGGACTCTGGCCAGCAGTGCTGTGGGCGGAACGGACACGATGGCGGCGCGCAACCTTGAACGATCGCCACTGCGGCGGAACGTCGAGGGTGAGGATGTCGGGGGCACGGCGGTGTGGCTGGCGTCGGATTTGTCCAGGGGCGTGACGGGCGAGACGATCTACGTCGATTGCGGCGTGAACATCATCGGTGCGTGA
- a CDS encoding phosphomannomutase/phosphoglucomutase — MLGRIFKAYDIRGTYPDLLNDQMAWQIGFGCARFLLEDAAAAGDTTPMMRNLVVGRDMRTSSPKISEQLIAGIRAYGASVIDIGLVDTPMVYFAVNYLDCAGGVMVTASHNPPQYNGFKVSKRKAKPVGEATGLAEVRKHAAMVDRGLAIKPETSVEQRDLWDAYSRHVRSFLELGNRPLKVVIDASNGMAGTMVPRIFGRNGKDTPGLSIVELNFDNSKGEFVHEPNPLVASNLAQLQAGVLKHKADLGICFDGDADRCVVVDEKGGIVGCDHLTALLAKRFLKQKPGSAIVYDLRSTRALPEEIAAAGGKPVRGRVGHVFMKALMGEHKAVFGGELSGHFYFSRNFNADSGAIAMAVVLSALSETSKPMSKLIAPIARYVQSGEINFEIEEKDAALEMLQDHFGDRGEIDELDGVTIDCFESEGWWCNVRKSNTEPLLRLNAEAKDKESLAAAVSELSPMLGVRTAH, encoded by the coding sequence ATGCTTGGACGGATTTTCAAGGCGTATGACATTCGCGGCACATATCCGGATCTGCTCAACGACCAGATGGCGTGGCAGATCGGGTTCGGGTGTGCGCGGTTTCTGCTTGAGGATGCGGCGGCTGCGGGCGATACGACGCCGATGATGCGGAATCTGGTGGTGGGGCGCGACATGCGGACGAGCAGTCCGAAGATTTCGGAGCAGTTGATCGCGGGGATCAGGGCGTATGGGGCGAGCGTGATCGACATCGGGCTGGTGGATACGCCGATGGTGTACTTTGCGGTGAACTATCTCGATTGTGCTGGTGGTGTGATGGTGACGGCGAGTCACAATCCGCCGCAGTACAACGGGTTCAAGGTGTCGAAGCGCAAGGCCAAGCCTGTGGGCGAGGCGACGGGGCTGGCGGAGGTGCGCAAGCACGCGGCGATGGTGGATCGAGGGCTTGCGATCAAGCCTGAGACATCGGTTGAGCAGCGAGATCTATGGGATGCGTATTCGCGTCATGTGCGGTCGTTTTTGGAACTGGGAAATCGGCCGCTCAAGGTGGTGATTGATGCGAGCAATGGCATGGCGGGGACGATGGTGCCTCGGATCTTCGGGCGCAATGGGAAGGACACACCTGGGCTTTCGATTGTGGAGTTGAACTTCGACAACAGCAAGGGCGAGTTTGTGCATGAGCCGAACCCGCTGGTGGCGTCGAATCTGGCGCAGTTGCAGGCGGGCGTGCTCAAGCACAAGGCGGATCTGGGGATCTGCTTCGATGGCGACGCGGATCGGTGCGTGGTGGTCGATGAAAAGGGCGGAATCGTCGGGTGCGATCATCTGACGGCGCTGCTGGCCAAGCGATTCCTGAAGCAGAAGCCGGGATCGGCGATCGTGTATGACCTGCGTTCGACGCGCGCACTTCCCGAGGAGATTGCGGCTGCGGGGGGTAAGCCTGTGCGCGGGCGCGTGGGGCATGTGTTCATGAAGGCGCTGATGGGAGAACACAAGGCGGTGTTCGGCGGGGAACTGTCGGGGCACTTCTACTTTTCGCGGAACTTCAATGCGGATTCGGGCGCCATCGCGATGGCGGTGGTGCTCTCGGCGCTGTCGGAAACGAGCAAGCCGATGAGCAAGTTGATTGCACCGATTGCGCGATATGTGCAGTCGGGCGAGATCAACTTTGAGATCGAGGAGAAGGACGCGGCGCTCGAGATGCTGCAGGATCACTTCGGCGATCGTGGCGAGATCGACGAACTCGATGGCGTGACGATTGACTGCTTCGAGAGCGAGGGTTGGTGGTGCAATGTGCGCAAGAGCAACACGGAGCCGCTGCTGAGGCTGAATGCTGAGGCCAAAGACAAGGAGTCACTGGCGGCGGCCGTTTCGGAACTTTCGCCGATGCTCGGCGTGCGTACGGCGCACTGA